A window of the Lactuca sativa cultivar Salinas chromosome 5, Lsat_Salinas_v11, whole genome shotgun sequence genome harbors these coding sequences:
- the LOC111888517 gene encoding probable xyloglucan endotransglucosylase/hydrolase protein 26 produces MAGSQALVMAVLVMGIAFHSTLIDATIAKSMYFNWGAHHSSILGNGDDLRLVLDQTSGSGIQSKRAFLFGSIEMLIKLVPGNSAGTVTAYYLSSTGAKHDEIDFEFLGNSTGEPYTVHTNIYTQGQGNKEQQFKLWFDPTSGYHNYTIHWNPTQVVWYVDSMPIRVFRNYESEGIAYPNQQGMRVYSSLWNADNWATRGGLVKIDWTSAPFVASYRRFRARACKWNGPVSISLCAIPTPGNWWMSPVYKQLSNGQQAQLKWVRDNYMIYNYCTDFKRFKGQIPAECSMPQF; encoded by the exons ATGGCAGGTTCTCAAGCTTTGGTGATGGCTGTTTTGGTGATGGGAATAGCATTCCATTCCACCCTGATTGATGCAACTATTGCCAAAAGCATGTATTTCAATTGGGGTGCTCACCATTCTTCAATTCTAGGCAATGGTGATGACCTCCGACTTGTTTTGGACCAAACATCAG GATCAGGCATCCAATCAAAGAGGGCGTTCCTGTTTGGAAGCATTGAGATGCTAATCAAGTTGGTGCCAGGCAACTCTGCTGGAACCGTGACAGCATATTAT TTGTCTTCTACGGGTGCTAAACATGATGAAATCGACTTTGAGTTCTTGGGTAACTCAACAGGAGAACCATACACAGTCCACACAAACATCTACACTCAAGGTCAAGGCAACAAAGAGCAACAGTTCAAATTATGGTTTGACCCAACTTCCGGATATCACAACTACACCATTCACTGGAATCCTACACAAGTAGT ATGGTATGTTGATAGCATGCCTATTCGGGTGTTCAGAAACTATGAGAGTGAAGGGATTGCATACCCAAATCAACAAGGGATGAGAGTTTACTCCAGTTTATGGAACGCTGATAATTGGGCGACTAGAGGTGGACTGGTCAAGATTGACTGGACTTCAGCACCTTTTGTGGCTAGTTATCGTAGGTTTAGAGCAAGAGCTTGTAAGTGGAATGGACCTGTTAGTATTAGTCTGTGTGCTATTCCCACCCCCGGAAACTGGTGGATGTCTCCTGTCTACAAGCAATTGAGCAATGGTCAACAGGCTCAACTCAAATGGGTGAGAGACAACTACATGATCTATAACTATTGCACTGATTTTAAACGGTTTAAAGGTCAGATCCCCGCTGAATGCTCTATGCCACAATTCTGA